In the genome of Bradyrhizobium sp. CIAT3101, one region contains:
- a CDS encoding NEL-type E3 ubiquitin ligase domain-containing protein, with protein sequence MNTEQLQLGAGAASETSEIETSDSETSEPGSPAAARWAEALTNTRVSAADPGSSQDRILAGWAAEERQAEGENRQEAVSRTSDWQEQGDVNESLDLSSLSLTALPAPLPTSLRRLYAISNRLSSLPAGLPPRLRRLMVDNNQLTHLTALPPTLRELDASGNRLTSLPDLPARLQRLNVDYNQLTNLPEPLPPGLEWLSASHNGLTNLPETFPAELLWLGACDNQLTRVPDTLLTHLGRESSVDLENNPLPEQVVTHLSAAMHAGDYAGPQIFLSMNEGAEEVEPRPLHEVVADWLERDPAAVAAWQRFAQEPGAQDYARFLDRLRGTVNYSNDAFRQAVIEDLRQGMARPPLREQFFELASEASMSCEDRITLTWNRMQTARVNADVEDGAYDGRLDELLQHGRVMFRLEALDRIARQRVDSLRLADPDAEVDEIEVYLAYQTQLREPLELRHIAPDMRFLNVSHVSEEDIASAETSVRSQETTGFADYLATSWQPWETVMRRIAPEDHAAMQARLAEATDEEFQTRLNQGLAERGLIGDRDSERLLGAEIIKEMAREIKSEVMHQVLSDRGIEL encoded by the coding sequence ATGAATACAGAACAGCTGCAGCTTGGCGCCGGCGCCGCCTCGGAAACTTCCGAGATCGAAACGTCCGATTCCGAAACCTCCGAACCTGGGTCTCCCGCCGCGGCGCGATGGGCCGAAGCCTTGACGAATACGCGGGTATCCGCCGCTGACCCCGGCTCGTCACAGGATCGGATCTTGGCGGGTTGGGCTGCCGAAGAGAGGCAGGCAGAAGGCGAGAACCGGCAAGAGGCGGTTAGTCGAACGAGTGATTGGCAGGAGCAGGGCGATGTCAATGAGAGCCTGGATCTATCTTCCTTGTCCCTGACCGCCTTGCCCGCCCCCCTTCCGACCAGTCTCCGGCGGCTCTACGCCATCAGCAACAGGCTGAGCAGCCTGCCCGCAGGCCTGCCACCCCGGCTCCGGCGCCTGATGGTCGACAATAACCAGCTAACTCATCTGACCGCTCTTCCTCCAACGCTTCGCGAGTTGGATGCCAGCGGCAACCGGCTGACCAGTCTGCCCGACTTACCAGCCAGGCTCCAGCGCCTGAACGTCGACTACAATCAGCTTACCAATCTGCCCGAGCCCCTCCCCCCAGGGCTCGAGTGGCTGAGCGCTAGCCACAACGGGCTGACCAACCTGCCGGAGACGTTCCCCGCCGAGCTCCTCTGGCTCGGCGCCTGCGACAATCAGCTGACCAGAGTTCCCGATACCCTGCTGACACACCTAGGCCGCGAGTCCAGCGTTGATCTGGAAAATAATCCGCTGCCTGAGCAGGTGGTGACCCACCTGTCGGCAGCCATGCACGCCGGGGACTATGCTGGCCCGCAGATCTTTCTCTCGATGAACGAAGGAGCGGAGGAAGTTGAGCCGCGGCCCCTGCACGAGGTTGTCGCGGACTGGCTGGAGCGCGATCCGGCGGCGGTAGCCGCCTGGCAACGCTTCGCCCAAGAGCCGGGCGCCCAGGACTATGCACGTTTCCTCGACAGGCTTCGGGGCACTGTGAACTATAGCAATGACGCGTTTCGGCAGGCGGTGATCGAGGATCTGCGGCAGGGGATGGCAAGGCCGCCATTGCGCGAGCAGTTCTTCGAGCTGGCTTCCGAAGCGAGCATGAGCTGTGAGGATCGCATCACTTTGACATGGAATCGCATGCAGACCGCACGCGTGAACGCTGATGTCGAGGACGGCGCCTATGACGGTCGGCTCGACGAATTGCTCCAGCATGGCCGTGTCATGTTCCGCTTGGAAGCGCTGGACAGGATCGCGCGCCAGAGGGTCGATTCGCTCCGCCTTGCCGACCCGGACGCCGAGGTCGACGAGATCGAGGTCTATCTTGCCTACCAGACGCAGCTGCGCGAGCCGCTGGAGCTCCGGCACATCGCCCCGGACATGCGCTTCTTGAATGTCTCTCACGTCAGCGAGGAAGACATTGCCAGCGCCGAGACCTCGGTGCGGAGCCAGGAGACGACGGGCTTTGCGGACTATCTGGCAACGAGCTGGCAACCGTGGGAGACGGTTATGAGGCGCATCGCCCCCGAAGACCATGCCGCGATGCAGGCGCGGCTCGCCGAGGCGACGGACGAGGAGTTTCAAACCCGCCTGAACCAGGGGCTCGCCGAGCGTGGTCTGATAGGCGACCGCGATTCCGAGCGCCTGCTCGGAGCCGAGATCATAAAAGAAATGGCCCGCGAGATCAAAAGTGAGGTCATGCACCAGGTGCTCAGCGATCGCGGCATCGAACTGTGA
- a CDS encoding UPF0149 family protein has translation MTKPKQRRGKRAKTTMADYAMSFEQLGQWISERARTPALRHPQATSLSMLDGAEAAVVAGPVSMASEEWVCSLLGLDPDAFNHDTEEFSAIAGTLMRHNAISEMLSTRPESFEPLFVRSPDGEVDPQPWCMGFYAVMKLRLLVWWRLLSPNGTEHLMLRPILIHLHR, from the coding sequence ATGACAAAGCCGAAGCAACGGCGAGGAAAACGGGCCAAGACGACGATGGCGGACTATGCCATGTCGTTCGAACAGCTCGGGCAATGGATCAGCGAGCGCGCCAGGACGCCGGCGCTTCGGCATCCACAAGCGACGTCACTCTCCATGCTCGACGGCGCAGAGGCTGCGGTCGTCGCCGGGCCCGTCTCAATGGCGTCCGAGGAATGGGTGTGCTCGCTTCTTGGCTTAGATCCCGACGCCTTCAATCACGATACCGAGGAGTTCTCGGCGATCGCCGGCACGCTGATGCGCCACAACGCGATCAGCGAGATGCTGTCGACAAGACCGGAGAGCTTCGAGCCGCTGTTCGTGCGATCGCCGGACGGCGAAGTCGACCCGCAGCCCTGGTGCATGGGCTTCTACGCCGTCATGAAGCTTCGGCTTCTCGTCTGGTGGCGCCTTCTCTCTCCGAACGGCACTGAACACCTTATGCTGCGGCCGATCCTGATCCACTTGCATCGATGA
- the tnpB gene encoding IS66 family insertion sequence element accessory protein TnpB (TnpB, as the term is used for proteins encoded by IS66 family insertion elements, is considered an accessory protein, since TnpC, encoded by a neighboring gene, is a DDE family transposase.) yields the protein MISFGPMVRVFVATQPIDFRKGVHGLVALVAEGLSGKPYSGDVYVFRSKRSDRLKLLVFDGSGMVLATKWLENGGFAWPPVREGTMPVTGAQLAMLIEGLAEWSRVVPKVTKQPTKVA from the coding sequence ATGATCTCGTTCGGTCCAATGGTCCGTGTGTTCGTCGCGACGCAGCCGATTGACTTTCGCAAAGGAGTTCATGGCCTGGTCGCGCTGGTGGCTGAGGGGTTGAGCGGCAAGCCCTACAGCGGCGACGTTTATGTCTTCCGATCGAAGCGATCGGATCGCTTGAAGCTACTGGTTTTTGACGGCTCGGGAATGGTTCTAGCGACGAAGTGGCTCGAGAATGGGGGCTTCGCCTGGCCACCTGTTCGCGAGGGTACGATGCCGGTGACGGGGGCGCAACTTGCGATGCTGATTGAAGGTCTTGCGGAGTGGTCGCGTGTGGTCCCGAAGGTGACGAAGCAGCCGACGAAAGTTGCCTGA
- a CDS encoding IS66 family transposase produces the protein MALRPEDLPSDPAALAEMVLAFEGENDDLRAEIATLKSLIFGARSERSAIVCAEQIALDLERTAGAQPPANDDKPDAPRPKRRKARRNIGALPAHLPRVERVIEPASTLCPCCTGQMHRIGEDSSEALDRVPAWLRVLRTIRPKYACRACEGPIVQAPAPARLVEGGMATTALVAHIAAAKYAWQSTLYRQTQILAGQGVVVDRQTLARWMGSAAWLARGLYDLQLKTMHGFERLFCDETPMPVLDPGRGRTRICQFWAHATDDRAWKGPAPPAVAYVFAGGRGKKEIVAQLAGFEGVLQVDGYAAYASLAGDAKMSGQIQLAYCLVHARRNFVRVHKTTNSPFAAEVIERVAAVYAIEERIRGLDAGERRATRQAETKPLMEALRARLIAVKDGISRRSTLIKAIDYMLERWQGLTAFLDDGRLEPDSNTVERSIRPIAIGKKNSLFSGDEGGGETWAILSSLLNTAKLIGLDPEAYLVDVLDRMVSGATKTNQLHELLAWNWKAAREAEKQAAA, from the coding sequence ATGGCGCTTCGCCCTGAAGATCTCCCCTCTGACCCTGCGGCTCTCGCCGAGATGGTGCTGGCTTTCGAAGGCGAGAACGACGATCTGCGCGCAGAGATCGCCACGTTGAAGAGCCTGATCTTCGGCGCGCGATCGGAGCGCTCGGCAATCGTCTGCGCCGAACAGATTGCGCTCGATCTGGAACGGACCGCGGGCGCGCAGCCTCCGGCCAATGACGACAAACCGGACGCGCCGAGACCGAAGCGGCGCAAAGCGAGGCGCAACATCGGCGCGCTGCCGGCGCATCTGCCCCGGGTCGAGCGGGTGATCGAGCCGGCGTCCACGCTCTGCCCGTGCTGCACGGGTCAGATGCATCGGATCGGCGAGGACAGCAGTGAAGCGCTGGATCGGGTTCCCGCGTGGCTGCGTGTGCTTCGCACGATCCGTCCCAAATACGCCTGCCGCGCCTGTGAGGGGCCGATCGTCCAGGCGCCGGCACCGGCGCGGCTCGTCGAGGGCGGCATGGCGACGACGGCGCTGGTGGCGCATATCGCCGCGGCCAAATATGCCTGGCAATCGACGCTCTACCGCCAGACGCAGATCCTGGCGGGCCAGGGCGTCGTCGTCGACCGTCAGACGCTGGCGCGCTGGATGGGGAGCGCGGCATGGCTGGCCAGGGGCCTCTACGATCTGCAACTGAAGACCATGCACGGCTTCGAGCGGCTGTTCTGCGACGAGACGCCGATGCCGGTGCTCGATCCGGGGCGCGGCCGCACGAGGATCTGCCAGTTCTGGGCGCATGCGACGGACGATCGGGCGTGGAAGGGGCCGGCGCCGCCGGCGGTCGCCTACGTGTTCGCAGGCGGTCGCGGCAAGAAGGAGATCGTGGCGCAGTTGGCCGGCTTCGAAGGCGTGCTGCAAGTCGACGGCTATGCCGCCTACGCCTCGCTGGCAGGCGATGCGAAGATGTCGGGCCAGATCCAGCTGGCATATTGTCTCGTTCACGCGCGCCGCAACTTCGTGAGGGTGCACAAGACGACGAACTCACCCTTCGCCGCGGAGGTTATCGAGCGCGTTGCGGCCGTCTACGCGATCGAGGAGAGGATCCGCGGTCTCGACGCTGGGGAACGCCGCGCGACGCGACAGGCCGAGACGAAGCCGCTGATGGAGGCGTTGAGGGCCCGTCTGATCGCGGTGAAGGACGGAATCTCCCGCCGCTCGACGCTCATCAAGGCCATCGACTACATGCTCGAACGCTGGCAGGGCCTGACGGCGTTCCTGGATGACGGGCGGCTCGAGCCAGACAGCAACACCGTCGAGCGATCGATCAGGCCAATTGCGATCGGGAAAAAGAACTCGTTGTTCAGTGGTGACGAAGGCGGAGGCGAGACCTGGGCGATACTTTCTTCGCTTCTTAACACGGCAAAATTGATTGGCCTCGACCCCGAGGCCTATCTCGTCGACGTTCTCGATCGCATGGTGAGCGGCGCCACGAAGACCAACCAGCTTCACGAACTTCTGGCCTGGAACTGGAAGGCCGCACGCGAAGCCGAAAAGCAGGCCGCAGCATGA